Proteins co-encoded in one Corvus moneduloides isolate bCorMon1 chromosome 7, bCorMon1.pri, whole genome shotgun sequence genomic window:
- the BOLL gene encoding protein boule-like isoform X1, with the protein MDPEGAQATDQMQTESLPSCPNPVSPVRLNNLIGSPRFGTVTPNRVFVGGIDFKTNENDLKKFFAQYGSVTEVKIINDRAGVSKGYGFVTFETQEEAQKILQDAKKLSYKDKKLNIGPAIRKQVRSPNARSAVTPQAGTMYATTAVSPEAGTMYLTTSSGYPYVYHNGMAYFHTSEVSPIQQPWPSRSVSSSPVMVAPPVYQSPTYHYQAPTQCLSSQWQWSVPQSPTSSPPLLYLQPSEVFYQPIGINQEGGCISPPLLMEAAVPELYSDHGVQTLHHQPYVQSHIAMPAASFLCG; encoded by the exons ATGGATCCCGAGGGCGCG CAGGCCACTGATCAGATGCAAACAGAATCTTTACCTTCATGTCCCAACCCTGTGTCACCGGTGAGGTTAAATAATTTGATCGGTTCTCCAAGGTTTGGAACAGTTACTCCAAATCGTGTCTTTGTTGGAGGAATTGATTTTAAG ACTAATGAAAATGACCTGAAGAAGTTTTTTGCTCAGTATGGCAGTGTGACAGAAGTGAAGATAATAAATGACAGAGCTGGAGTGTCAAAGGG GTATGGCTTTGTTACATTTGAAACCCAAGAAGAGGCACAGAAGATTTTACAAGAT GCTAAAAAACTCAGCTATAAGGATAAGAAATTGAATATTGGCCCAGCAATAAGAAAACAAGTGCGGAGTCCTAATGCTC GTTCTGCTGTAACACCCCAAGCTGGTACAATGTATGCAACTACTGCTGTGTCACCAGAAGCTGGTACAATGTACTTAACCACTTCGAGTGGATATCCATATGTTTACCATAATGGAATGGCTTATTTTCATACATCTGAAGTCTCTCCTATTCAGCAGCCATGGCCA tctcGCTCTGTTTCCAGTTCACCTGTGATGGTTGCTCCACCTGTTTATCAGTCTCCTACGTACCATTATCAG GCACCAACACAGTGTCTTTCAAGTCAGTGGCAGTGGTCTGTTCCACAG tctcCTACCTCTTCACCTCCACTCCTGTATCTGCAACCATCTGAAGTCTTTTATCAGCCAATAGGAATTAACCAGGAAGGTGGATGTATATCTCCACCTCTCCTAATGGAAGCTGCAGTTCctgag CTGTATTCTGATCATGGAGTTCAAACACTTCATCACCAGCCCTATGTCCAGAGTCACATAGCCATGCCTGCAGCT TCCTTCCTGTGTGGCTGA
- the BOLL gene encoding protein boule-like isoform X2, whose translation MDPEGAATDQMQTESLPSCPNPVSPVRLNNLIGSPRFGTVTPNRVFVGGIDFKTNENDLKKFFAQYGSVTEVKIINDRAGVSKGYGFVTFETQEEAQKILQDAKKLSYKDKKLNIGPAIRKQVRSPNARSAVTPQAGTMYATTAVSPEAGTMYLTTSSGYPYVYHNGMAYFHTSEVSPIQQPWPSRSVSSSPVMVAPPVYQSPTYHYQAPTQCLSSQWQWSVPQSPTSSPPLLYLQPSEVFYQPIGINQEGGCISPPLLMEAAVPELYSDHGVQTLHHQPYVQSHIAMPAASFLCG comes from the exons ATGGATCCCGAGGGCGCG GCCACTGATCAGATGCAAACAGAATCTTTACCTTCATGTCCCAACCCTGTGTCACCGGTGAGGTTAAATAATTTGATCGGTTCTCCAAGGTTTGGAACAGTTACTCCAAATCGTGTCTTTGTTGGAGGAATTGATTTTAAG ACTAATGAAAATGACCTGAAGAAGTTTTTTGCTCAGTATGGCAGTGTGACAGAAGTGAAGATAATAAATGACAGAGCTGGAGTGTCAAAGGG GTATGGCTTTGTTACATTTGAAACCCAAGAAGAGGCACAGAAGATTTTACAAGAT GCTAAAAAACTCAGCTATAAGGATAAGAAATTGAATATTGGCCCAGCAATAAGAAAACAAGTGCGGAGTCCTAATGCTC GTTCTGCTGTAACACCCCAAGCTGGTACAATGTATGCAACTACTGCTGTGTCACCAGAAGCTGGTACAATGTACTTAACCACTTCGAGTGGATATCCATATGTTTACCATAATGGAATGGCTTATTTTCATACATCTGAAGTCTCTCCTATTCAGCAGCCATGGCCA tctcGCTCTGTTTCCAGTTCACCTGTGATGGTTGCTCCACCTGTTTATCAGTCTCCTACGTACCATTATCAG GCACCAACACAGTGTCTTTCAAGTCAGTGGCAGTGGTCTGTTCCACAG tctcCTACCTCTTCACCTCCACTCCTGTATCTGCAACCATCTGAAGTCTTTTATCAGCCAATAGGAATTAACCAGGAAGGTGGATGTATATCTCCACCTCTCCTAATGGAAGCTGCAGTTCctgag CTGTATTCTGATCATGGAGTTCAAACACTTCATCACCAGCCCTATGTCCAGAGTCACATAGCCATGCCTGCAGCT TCCTTCCTGTGTGGCTGA